Proteins found in one Acidobacteriota bacterium genomic segment:
- a CDS encoding peptidase M28, with product MRHAFSVLTVLIGIALFASEPTDSSYPPQQLLDRITAQGIRSHMEYLADDLLEGRGTGTRGYLLAANYIRAHFEQMGLKPAGDSGSYFQKIRFREVKPAPERDSLVIKRNNAEEKLVFEKDYLMSGHATHEDAKVEAPMVWVGYGVTVPELHYDDYAGIDARGKIIVAVRGAPSSLPSSDRAVYSDGIRKARNAAAHGAIGRITIWAGEIAKQVPWEQVVHFYHSPSMYWLDEKDNPNDYVPEILATALVNGQFAEPLFRGSGHTLDEAMASLNANKPMSFALSGTASLHDVARFSEKESPNVAAILPGSDSQFKNEYVVFTAHADHMGIGEPIKGQTIYHGAADNASGTAALLEIARAFAESGPRPKRSLLFVAVTGEEMGLLGSDYFAHHPTVPIEQIAANINMDGVSLFYDFRDIVALGAEHSTLDRQIRDVAQHMGLEVSPDPMPEQVFFIRSDQYSFVKRGVPAVMIGEGFKTVDPTLDGKKIFLDWMSTHYHTPQDDMTQPLNFDAARKCTQINLAVGYEVAEAADRPHWNSGDTFGKLFANK from the coding sequence TTGCGACACGCTTTTTCCGTCCTGACCGTCCTCATCGGTATTGCGCTGTTTGCGTCTGAGCCGACCGATTCAAGCTATCCTCCGCAGCAGCTGCTCGATCGCATTACTGCTCAAGGCATCCGGTCGCATATGGAGTATCTCGCCGACGATCTCTTAGAGGGCCGTGGGACCGGGACTCGAGGTTATCTCCTGGCTGCAAATTACATTCGCGCCCACTTCGAGCAAATGGGACTCAAGCCCGCGGGCGATTCCGGTTCTTACTTCCAGAAAATCCGCTTTCGGGAAGTTAAGCCCGCACCCGAGCGCGATTCTCTGGTGATCAAGCGCAATAACGCCGAGGAGAAGCTCGTCTTTGAGAAGGACTATCTAATGTCCGGCCATGCGACACACGAAGATGCCAAAGTAGAAGCTCCAATGGTCTGGGTCGGGTACGGCGTGACTGTCCCGGAGCTGCATTACGATGACTATGCCGGAATCGATGCCAGAGGAAAGATCATTGTTGCTGTGCGTGGAGCGCCGTCCAGTCTTCCTTCCTCCGACCGCGCCGTCTATTCCGACGGCATAAGAAAGGCGCGTAACGCTGCGGCCCACGGGGCGATTGGAAGAATCACGATCTGGGCCGGCGAGATCGCAAAGCAAGTGCCCTGGGAGCAGGTGGTCCACTTCTATCACTCGCCTTCCATGTACTGGCTCGACGAAAAGGACAATCCCAACGACTATGTCCCGGAGATTCTGGCGACAGCGCTGGTGAATGGCCAATTTGCAGAGCCTCTCTTCCGCGGGTCCGGCCATACACTCGACGAAGCCATGGCCAGCCTGAACGCAAACAAGCCCATGAGTTTCGCGCTCAGTGGAACCGCGTCGCTGCACGATGTCGCACGGTTCTCAGAAAAAGAGAGTCCGAATGTGGCAGCCATCCTTCCCGGCTCCGATTCGCAGTTCAAGAATGAGTACGTGGTGTTTACGGCGCATGCCGATCACATGGGCATTGGCGAGCCTATTAAAGGACAAACGATCTATCACGGAGCGGCAGACAATGCCTCGGGTACCGCGGCGCTGCTGGAAATTGCGCGCGCCTTTGCAGAGAGCGGTCCCAGGCCGAAGCGCTCGCTGTTATTCGTGGCTGTCACTGGGGAAGAAATGGGACTGCTTGGTTCGGATTACTTCGCGCATCATCCGACAGTTCCAATTGAGCAGATCGCGGCCAACATCAATATGGATGGGGTCTCACTCTTCTATGACTTTCGCGATATTGTCGCGCTCGGAGCCGAGCATTCAACGCTCGATCGTCAGATTCGGGATGTCGCTCAGCATATGGGACTTGAAGTCAGTCCCGATCCGATGCCGGAACAGGTCTTCTTCATTCGCAGCGATCAGTACTCGTTCGTGAAGCGTGGTGTACCGGCGGTGATGATCGGGGAGGGATTCAAGACCGTCGATCCCACGCTCGACGGCAAGAAGATATTTCTCGACTGGATGAGTACTCACTATCACACGCCGCAGGACGACATGACTCAGCCCCTCAACTTCGACGCCGCCCGAAAGTGCACGCAGATAAACCTTGCTGTGGGATACGAGGTCGCTGAGGCTGCGGATCGTCCGCATTGGAATTCGGGCGATACTTTTGGGAAACTGTTTGCAAACAAGTAA